The following DNA comes from Flavisolibacter ginsenosidimutans.
GCTGCTTTATTTCAACAAAGAACCGGATCATTTATCGCTGGCGGAGATTACGGCGCTTTCGATTATTCCCAACCGGCCCTCTTCATTGGTTGTAGGCAAAAGCAACAACGCAATCACCAAAGAACGCAACCGCTGGTTGCAGAAGTTTGCCGATGGCGGTGTGTTTACGAAAAAAGAAATTGAAGACGCGGAAGCCGAACCGCTGACCTCAGTGCGACGAACGGTGTCGCATTTTATTCCGCACCTTGCTTACAAGTTGAGGAAGCAAAGCGAAAGTATCAACATCAAAACAAACGTTGTTTTAAACACGCAGCTAAAGATTGAAAAGCTTACCGAAGATTACGTTCGCGGATTAAAGCTCAAAGGCATTCGTAACGCGGCGGTTGTGGTGATTGATAACAAAACGCACAAGGTGATTTCCTACGTTGGTTCGGCTGGTTTTACCGATACGACCGACGGCGGACAAGTGAACGGTGCCGCGGCCGTTCGCGAACCGGGAAGCACGCTGAAACCCCTGCTCTACGGGCTTTGTATTGACGAAGGTTTGCTCACGCCCAAGATGATGCTCAATGATGTGCCCGTGAATTACGCCGGCTATGCACCGGAGAATTACGACAAGGAATTTCACGGTGCGGTAACCACCGAGTATGCGTTGGAGCATTCGTTGAACATACCGGCCGTTCGCGGTTTAAAGTTGTTGGGCAAAGAAAAGCTGATACAAAAATTGGTGGCTGCGGATTTCAAGCAAATACAAAAAGACCAAAACAAGTTGGGTTTATCAGTGATACTTGGTGGCTGCGGTGCATCGCTCGAAGAACTAACCGGATTATTTTCTGCTTTCGCAAACAACGGTGTTTATTTCTCTCCGCAATATTTGCAGGATGCGAAGTCAAAAAGTGTTCAGTTGCTTTCCCCCGAAGCCGCTTATTTAATCACCGATATTTTATCGAAAGTGAATCGTCCTGATTTCCCCCTGAATTGGACCGCCACCGAACACATGCCGAAGATTGCCTGGAAAACCGGCACGTCGTACGGCCGAAGAGATGCCTGGAGCATCGGTTATAACAAAGCATTTACCGTTGGCGTTTGGTGCGGAAATTTTTCCGGTGCCGGTGTGCCCGAATTAAGTGGTGCAAACATTGCTACACCACTTCTCTTTAAAATTTTTAACAGCATTGATTACGACAGCGACGAGGAATGGTTTGCCCCGCCGAAGGGTTGCGAACTGCGGCAAGTGTGCAGCGAAACGGGTTTGCCGCCTGGGCCGAATTGCACCAACTTAATTTCGGATTATTTTATTCCTCTTGTAAGCAGTACAAAGGTTTGTGGGCATTTGCAGGAAGTGAAAGTTTCGCCGGATTCTTCCCTCTCTTATTGCCAGGCCTGTGCGCCGCAAACGGGTTACATCAAAAAGCTGTACAAGGTTTTTGATCCGGAGTTACAGGATTATTTCCGCGCAACGGGCATGCCTTATCAAATCATTCCGCCGCACAACCCGCAGTGCGAACGCATCTTCAAAGGCGAGGGGCCGAATATCACGTTCCCCGTCAACGGTGCGGAATATTTTATTGACAAAAAACACCCCGAGCCCTTGCAATTAATAGCAGCTGTTCCGGCGGATGTAAGTAAAGTTTATTGGTACATCAACGAGCGGTTTTACAAAGCTGCGAACAAAGGCGAGAAGCAGTTTTTTGTTCCCGAAGAAGGCGCGGTGAAAATCAGTTGCAGCGATGATAAGGGGAGAAGCAAGACGATAAGGATAAACGTGCGAAGGATAGCGCTCTAAACGTATCGGCTTGAAACATTTTAAGAAGGTTGTTTTGCTACCCATGTTGACATTGATTAAACAGGCAACAAAATATTGAACGTGGCACCTTGATCGGGTTCCAGCCGCTGTTGGTGTCGGGGCGCAGGCAATGTGTTAGCTCACCAATAGCCGAAGCACGAAAGCCGCTTTTCTTACCATGCTTCCTGACCCGGCTTGTAATGAAGCTCCATACATAACCTATGCGCAATTTCAACGATGGCGTAAAATCCTGAGACAATATACTTACGCAAATCATTAATGCTTGTATTGTACATAATCGCGGCTCCTTGTGCTTCACATCCTCTCTAAAATTTTCTCAAATTCTGCCGGCGTCAGTATAGTAGCCGTTTTAAAAGGATTATGAAGCAACAAATCTTTGTCGCCCGTTACCAAATAATCCGCTTTGGAAAAATCTATCAAATCGAGTAAAAAATTGTCCTTCGGGTCGCGATTAATAAAATGCGTTGGCTGTACTTCAACTTTTGCAGCAATCGTTTCTAAAAGTTGTAGCAGTTCCAAGACGCTTTCCTTCGGAAAATATTTTTTCAGTCTTTCTCTACTCGTCACTTCTCTTATTTCTGTCAAAAGTTGGTTTGTTGTAACAATGATTATCTCGTTGCTAACAATGTATTTTTGGAGTGAAGCTAAACGCTTCCCAATGAGAAAGCTTATCCAAACGTTGGTGTCAAAAATGACCTTAGTGCTTTCGCCTTTCATATAGCTCTTGTCTTACGGCTTCCATTTCTTCGTCAATTGTTTCCAGGCTTAATTCATCGGTTTGGAACGTTTTTAAAAGTGCCGATAATCTTGATGCAATTCCTTCTTTTTCCAGTTCCTTGGACAAAGAAATTTTTTCGTTTAACGGCAACTGTTTTACCAGCGAAACTATCTGGTCATAGGTTATGTCAACCTGCAATTCCGTTTTCATGCTTTTGTTTTTTCAAATTTATTTAAAAATGCCACAGCAAGAGTTGCCAAAATGTATTTGTCATCTGGTTTGCCTTTCGCCACTTATTTAGAACGTACAGGCATGCCCTTCGATAAGTTCATGATAGCCTTGCGATGAAAGCTCAATACTTGTTCTGGCCTCTGGCCCAATAAAAAACAGCCCTGAAAAGACTGTCCGCAACAACAAAATTTTCTCCTGGTTAAGTTCCATCTTAGAACGACTTTCACTCTCTTTACATCCTACCATTCGTATTGAATCCAACTCTCAAACCGGCAACAAAATATTGAACGTGGCACCTTGTTCCAGCACACTTTCTGCCCAAACATAACCGTGGTGATTTTCCACCACCTTGCGTACGATGGATAAGCCGACTCCTGTACCTCTGTATTCCGCATTGCCGTGAAGCCGGGTAAAAACATTGAAAATTCTTTCCGCATCTTCCTGCGCAAAGCCAATGCCGTTGTCCTTTACTTGAATGAAATAATATTTTTTGTTGGCAATTTCGGCCGAAAGATCAGGCTTCACTTCTTTACCAATAACTTCTTCTGATGTAATCCGGATTTCCGGAGACACACCGGTTTTGCTGTACTTCAACGCATTGGTGATGAGGTTGTGAAACAACTGTTGCATTTGTCGCCGGTTGGCTTCAACCACAGGCAAAGGGCCCACGGATAGTGTTGCGTCTTTTTGCTGCACTTCCACTTCCAAATCTTCCAATACCAGCTGCACTTTTTTATTCAGGTCAACCGCTTCCATTTCCGGAACGCCCCGGGTGGCTTGCGAGTAGGACAGCAAATCATCAACGAGAGTTCCCATTCGCCGTGAGGCATACTCCAAACGTTCGAAGATGTGCTTTTGCATTTCGGTAAGATTCTCTTCCAACTCGTGTTTCAGCCGGTCGGCAAAGAGGTGAATTTTGCGGATGGGTTCTTTCAGGTCATGCGAAGCGGCATAAGCAAAATCTTCCAGGTTTGCATTTGATCGCTTCAAGTCTTCCACCAGCCGCTCCAGTTGCAGTTGCGTTTCTTTAATGGGCGTTACATCGGTAAAAATGTGAATCAGGTGATCGGTATCCATTCTGGAAATGGTTAGCTCCAACCATCGCCCCGTCATCTCCAAGAAATACTGGATAAAGGAGGGTTCACCCGTTGCCAGCGTGTGTAAACAAGTTTGGCCGTAAGGTGTGCTGAGAATGCCGGGATCAATCTCGGTTGCCGTTTTGGTGAGATAGACATCCCTTGGGAGGCCTATAAAACGTACGGCCGCATCGTTCGCTAAAATTGTGGAAGCATCAACGACCTTGCCCTTTTCATCCCTGATCATTTCAGTAACCGATATGCCATTCGAAGAATTTGTCAGAATGTTGTCCAATAAATTTTTCTGGTTTTCCAGTTCCGCAGTTCGTTCCTTAACGCGAAGCTGAAGTTCCTGTTCGCTTTCTTCTATTCGCTTTCGGGCCAGCACTTGTTCTGTTACATCATTGGCAACGGCAATAACGCCAGAGATGCTTCCGTCACCTTCGCGGAACGGTTCATAAACAAAGTTGATGTAAATCGTTTCGATACTCTTTTTTCGCGGAAGCTGTACGGGGCGCTCACTGGCCACAAAGGTTTCACCGCTTGTGACGACGTCCTGAAGCACTTCTTCCAGTCCCTGGTTGCGTACTTCGGGAAGACCATCGAAGATGGGCCTGCGCAGCATTTGATCTGCCCCTTTGCCCCAAACTTCATACATGCGATCGTTGGCAATTTCAACAACAAAGGAAGGCCCGCGGAGAATGCACATGGCCACGGGCGACTGAAGAATGGTGGCTCGCAGGTTGCGTTCACTTTCTTGTATCTTTCTTGTGGCCAGCACTTTCTCAGTGGTTTCAATGCAGGCGCAGAACAATCCTGCTACTGTGCCCGATTCGTCCCAGATAGGGCTGTAAGAAAAGGTGAAATAAGTTTCTTCGACGTAACCACGGCGGTTCATGTAAAGCGCCTGGTCTTCCGACCAGGTTGATTTGCCGCTAAACACACTGTCCACCAAGGGGCCAAGGTCTTCCCAAATCTCAATCCATCCTTCCTTCCCGGATTTTCCAAGGAGCGAGGGATGCTTCTCTCCGGCAATGGGGCAGTAAGCATCGTTGTAGATTGTAATCAGGTCTTCTCCCCACCATACAAACATGGGGAACTTGGAGTTCAGTAGTATGCTCACCGTGGTGCGTAAACTCTGTGGCCATTCGTTGGGTGTACCTAAGGGGGAAAGGCTCCAGTCTTTCGAACGAATGCGCTCACCCATCTCGCCACCGCCGTTCAGGAACGGGTGGTGCTGCTGTGCTTTGTCGGTCATCATGCTGTTGCTGTACGGTCAAAGGATAAGCATCAAAAATACCATTTGATTGACGACAAGAGAAATTAAAACAATTCGTGTTTGTGTGCTCATCGAAAAGTTTTCGTGAACGGATTGAGAGTAAAGGATTGAGATGGCAAGACTGTTTCAATATTGTTCAACAGAAATGCGAAACGCTAAACAAACGGTGCTTTTCTTCATCGGCACAAGCGTTACCAGCGATGGCACGAAAAGCAACAGCCGGTAGCAGATACCGGCTGTTATTGCTTGTCCGATTGTTCAATCAACTTACTTTTTTTACGCTTCCGCTTCCTGAAATTTCCTGGCTCACACTCGCTGCACCTTTGTACTTCACATCGCCGCTGCCCGATACGTGCACATCTAATTTCTGATTGGCCGTTACTTCCGCATCGGCGGCACCGGAGAGGTCAAGCTTCGTATCATCAGTGCTTAAATCAAAGGCTTTGATGGAACCTGAACCGCTAATGGAACCTTCAAATTCTTTGCTTGTGCCTTTTAAAAACACATCGCCACTGCCCGATACATGAGCACTAACTTTCGGAACAGAAACCTGCACATCAATCTTTCCTGAACCGCTTACCTACATGTCCAGTGCTTCGGTGCCCGTGATGTTGTTATCGCCTAAAATATCGCCCGAACCCGAAACATCGATGCTTTTATAAACCGGCGCCGACGTATAAACAACAATGTCCCTTGAAGGGTCGAGATTGTAACCTTCTTTTGATTTTATCACCAGCGTGTTGCCGTTGACGTAAACATCAACGTACTGTTGCAGGTTCTCGTCGGTTTCAATACGCACCGATGGCGACGCATCTTGTTTCAAATGCACTTTAACCGAACCGCTGGCGTCAACGCTGTTGAACGAGCCAACGCTGCGGTCGCGGCTTATGATTTTGCCGTTGCCCGAAACCCGTTCGCCAAAAAGTTGGCAAGACGAAAAAACAATTACAATAAGCAGAAAGAGGAAAAGCGTTCTCATGATCATTGATTTTGGTGATTAGACGCGGCGCTAAAGATAAAGGTTACAGCAGCCCTTCTCCTCAAAGGTGAAGTGGCAGCCGCACAACTCTTGCTTTTGCACGATCCCGCTTTTCTTTTAGACTCGTCAACAAGCGGGCTTTTGTGCAGCGGACAATCTCTCCTTGGAGGGTGGGGAGGCCGCCTTATCTTCGCACCGCATGACCGAAAAAATTATTATCCTCGACTTTGGTTCGCAGTACACCCAGCTTATTGCCCGTGCTGTAAGAGAAGCCCATGTTTATTGCGAAATACTTCCTTTTTCAAAAGAGATAAAGTTCGATGAAACCGTAAAAGGCATAATCCTTTCCGGTTCGCCTTTTTCTGTGAACGACGCAAATGCTCCCGAAGTAAACGTAATGAATCTTACGCAGCACACGCCGGTGCTTGGCGTTTGTTACGGGGCGCAGTTAACCGCAAAACAATTCGGCGGTAAAGTTGAGCGCAGCAACAAACGCGAATACGGCCGCGCCATTTTGCACCAGCAAAAAGAAGATGCTCTCTTAAAAAATTTATTGCCTGCATCGCAGGTTTGGATGAGCCACGGCGATTCCATTCTTGAACTTCCGCAAGGCTTTGAAGTGTTGGCTACAACCGACAGCATTCCCGTTGCGGCGTTTAAGCAATCGGCAATCGGGAATCAGCAATCTGCAAATACAGCCAACGGTCAACTACCAACGGCCAATGCTCTTTACGGCCTTCAATTTCACCCCGAAGTTTACCACTCCATCGAAGGCAAAAAAATCCTGCGCAACTTTTTGGTGAACATTTGCGGTTGCAAGCAAGACTGGACACCGGCGCACTTTATTACCGATACAATTGAGGCTTTGCAAAAACGCATTGGCAGCGAACAAGTGGTGATGGCCATCAGCGGCGGTGTGGACTCAACTGTGGCGGCCACGCTTATCAGCCGCGCTATCGGCGAGAACCTGCACTGCATTTTTGTGGACAACGGCGTGCTGCGTAAAGACGAATATGAAACCGTTTTGGCCACCTACAAAAAGCTTGGCCTGAACGTAAAGGGCATTGATGCCAAAGAAGATTTTTACAAAAAGCTCAAAGGCAAATCTGACCCCGAAAAAAAACGCAAGGTTATTGGAAAACTCTTCATTGATATTTTTCAAAAAGAAGCCAAGAAGTTTAAAGGCGTCACGCTGTTGGGACAAGGCACGATCTATCCCGATGTGATTGAAAGCGTGTCGGTGCACGGCCCTTCGGTTACCATCAAGAGTCATCACAACGTAGGCGGATTGCCCAAAAAAATGCATTTGAGTTTGGTAGAACCTTTGCGTTCTCTTTTTAAAGATGAAGTAAGAAAAGTTGGCCTGGAATTGGGTATTCCCGAAGAACTGATTTCCCGTCATCCCTTTCCGGGACCGGGGTTGGCCATTCGTATTTTAGGCGAAGTGACGGAAGAAAAAGTTGACCTTTTGCAACGTGCCGATGATATTTACGTGAAAGCCCTGAAAGAGCACAAACTCTACGCAACCGTTTGGCAGGCAGGCGCCATCTTACTTCCGGTGAAAAGCGTAGGCGTAATGGGCGACGAAAGAACCTACGAGTTTACGGTTGCCTTGCGTGCGGTAACAAGCGTTGACGGCATGACGGCGGATTGGGCGCATTTGCCTTATGATTTTTTGGCCAGGGTATCGAACGAAATCATCAACAGCGTACGAGGCATTAACCGCGTGGTGTACGACATCAGTAGTAAACCGCCAGCAACGATTGAGTGGGAGTAAAGTTGTGAATAGTGAGTGGTGGATAGTGAATTGCTTTCACGGTTTTATGAACCAGAAGGATAACGATGAAACCCAGTTGCATGGTACTCTTGTCTGGCAAATAGGCAGGTAGGTTCGGCAAAAAGCGTCAACAACTTTGTTTAATTCAAACATGAAAAAATATTTCTTCTTTCTTCTCTTTTCTCTTTTTGCGATTGCTTTTGGCGTCAATGCGCAGCGTCACAAAGTTGCCGTGTTTGCACCCTTGTATCTCGATTCGGCTTTTAGCAATACGGGTAGCTACAGTTTCAACAAATCTTTCCCCAAATTTTTAAATCCCGGTGTTGAATTTTACCAGGGCGTGCAAGCGGCATTGGACTCGTTGCAAAAACAAGGCGCACCCTTGGAAGTCTTTGTTTACGACACCAAGTCGCAAATGAATTCGCTGCAACAACAATTACACAGTCCCGAATTCAGCGGGATGGAAATGATTATTGCGCAATCCAATCCTGCCGAAACAAAACAATTAGCCGATGCGGCCTTGTCGAAAAAAATTCCTTTCATCTCGGCCACCTTGCCCAACGATGCCGGTGCAACAGCCAACCCGTATTTCGTTGTACTGAATACAACCTTGCAAGGCCACATTGAAGGCATTTACAAAATGCTTCAACGCAGTTACGCAACGGACAACATCATTGTGTTTCGCAAGGCCGGCGTGCAGGAAGATGCCATTAAAACAAACTTCATTGAGTACGGAAAAGTTGCCGCCGGCACACCGCTAAGAATAAAGTTTGTGGATGTGGGCATCAACTTTACACCGCAGGCTTTGGCGGCGCACATGGACAGCACCAAACGCAACGTGATTGTCGCCGGAAGCATGGAAGAATACTTTGCAACGAAACTTGCCTCAACGCTTGCGCCGCTGGCAAAAAAGTATCCAACACTATTGGTAGGCATGCCTACCTGGGACAACATAAACTTCAACAAGCCCGAGTACAAGGGGCTCGAGATTGTGTACAGCACGCCTTTCTTCTACAACCGGCTAACACCGCTTGAAAATCACCTGGCAACGGATTTTGAAAAGAACATCGGCAGCCGGCCAACGGACATGTACTTCCGCGGTTACGAAACCGTGCTGCGTTTTGCCTTGCTGCTGCTGGATACAAACAAAGACTTTGCTTCCAATTTAACCCGCAAGGGAAATGTTGTTTTTACCCGCTTCGATATTCAACCCGTGTTCAAAGACAAGAAAGCCATGACGCTGGATTATTTCGAAAACAAGAACGTTTATTTTGTAAGAGTGAGTAACGGCGCGAAGCGCTTGATGTGATTTGGTCTACGGTCAACAGACAATAGACCACTGAATCCTTCGTAATCATCTGTCGTCTGTTGACCGTAGTCCGTGGACAATCTCACTGGCATGTTCTTCGCATAGCATCAATCATGCCCCTCATCGAGTTTACCGACAAAGGCCTTTATTGTCCGCAAGGTGGTTTTTACATTGATCCCTGGCGCGGCGTAGATAAGGCTGTAATTACCCACGCACACAGCGATCATGCCCGTTGGGGAAGTAAGCATTATCTCTGTCATCATCTCACCAAGCCTTTGCTCCAAACGCGTTTGGGCCCGAACGATTATCAAAGCATTGAATGGAACGAACCGATCGA
Coding sequences within:
- the pbpC gene encoding penicillin-binding protein 1C, with amino-acid sequence MLVKRFIILSVAFFFLFLSLNVLFPLPDKIAYSTIIRDANGEIINAYLTPDDKWRMKTELNEISPLLRKTIVAKEDKYFYSHPGINLFAIGRAAFNNLLHMKRTSGASTITMQVARALEPRKRNLLTKLIETFRAFQLEWKYSKDEILQMYLNLVPYGSNIEGVKAASLLYFNKEPDHLSLAEITALSIIPNRPSSLVVGKSNNAITKERNRWLQKFADGGVFTKKEIEDAEAEPLTSVRRTVSHFIPHLAYKLRKQSESINIKTNVVLNTQLKIEKLTEDYVRGLKLKGIRNAAVVVIDNKTHKVISYVGSAGFTDTTDGGQVNGAAAVREPGSTLKPLLYGLCIDEGLLTPKMMLNDVPVNYAGYAPENYDKEFHGAVTTEYALEHSLNIPAVRGLKLLGKEKLIQKLVAADFKQIQKDQNKLGLSVILGGCGASLEELTGLFSAFANNGVYFSPQYLQDAKSKSVQLLSPEAAYLITDILSKVNRPDFPLNWTATEHMPKIAWKTGTSYGRRDAWSIGYNKAFTVGVWCGNFSGAGVPELSGANIATPLLFKIFNSIDYDSDEEWFAPPKGCELRQVCSETGLPPGPNCTNLISDYFIPLVSSTKVCGHLQEVKVSPDSSLSYCQACAPQTGYIKKLYKVFDPELQDYFRATGMPYQIIPPHNPQCERIFKGEGPNITFPVNGAEYFIDKKHPEPLQLIAAVPADVSKVYWYINERFYKAANKGEKQFFVPEEGAVKISCSDDKGRSKTIRINVRRIAL
- a CDS encoding putative toxin-antitoxin system toxin component, PIN family: MKGESTKVIFDTNVWISFLIGKRLASLQKYIVSNEIIIVTTNQLLTEIREVTSRERLKKYFPKESVLELLQLLETIAAKVEVQPTHFINRDPKDNFLLDLIDFSKADYLVTGDKDLLLHNPFKTATILTPAEFEKILERM
- the vap15 gene encoding type II toxin-antitoxin system VapB15 family antitoxin, giving the protein MKTELQVDITYDQIVSLVKQLPLNEKISLSKELEKEGIASRLSALLKTFQTDELSLETIDEEMEAVRQELYERRKH
- a CDS encoding sensor histidine kinase, which gives rise to MMTDKAQQHHPFLNGGGEMGERIRSKDWSLSPLGTPNEWPQSLRTTVSILLNSKFPMFVWWGEDLITIYNDAYCPIAGEKHPSLLGKSGKEGWIEIWEDLGPLVDSVFSGKSTWSEDQALYMNRRGYVEETYFTFSYSPIWDESGTVAGLFCACIETTEKVLATRKIQESERNLRATILQSPVAMCILRGPSFVVEIANDRMYEVWGKGADQMLRRPIFDGLPEVRNQGLEEVLQDVVTSGETFVASERPVQLPRKKSIETIYINFVYEPFREGDGSISGVIAVANDVTEQVLARKRIEESEQELQLRVKERTAELENQKNLLDNILTNSSNGISVTEMIRDEKGKVVDASTILANDAAVRFIGLPRDVYLTKTATEIDPGILSTPYGQTCLHTLATGEPSFIQYFLEMTGRWLELTISRMDTDHLIHIFTDVTPIKETQLQLERLVEDLKRSNANLEDFAYAASHDLKEPIRKIHLFADRLKHELEENLTEMQKHIFERLEYASRRMGTLVDDLLSYSQATRGVPEMEAVDLNKKVQLVLEDLEVEVQQKDATLSVGPLPVVEANRRQMQQLFHNLITNALKYSKTGVSPEIRITSEEVIGKEVKPDLSAEIANKKYYFIQVKDNGIGFAQEDAERIFNVFTRLHGNAEYRGTGVGLSIVRKVVENHHGYVWAESVLEQGATFNILLPV
- the guaA gene encoding glutamine-hydrolyzing GMP synthase; this translates as MTEKIIILDFGSQYTQLIARAVREAHVYCEILPFSKEIKFDETVKGIILSGSPFSVNDANAPEVNVMNLTQHTPVLGVCYGAQLTAKQFGGKVERSNKREYGRAILHQQKEDALLKNLLPASQVWMSHGDSILELPQGFEVLATTDSIPVAAFKQSAIGNQQSANTANGQLPTANALYGLQFHPEVYHSIEGKKILRNFLVNICGCKQDWTPAHFITDTIEALQKRIGSEQVVMAISGGVDSTVAATLISRAIGENLHCIFVDNGVLRKDEYETVLATYKKLGLNVKGIDAKEDFYKKLKGKSDPEKKRKVIGKLFIDIFQKEAKKFKGVTLLGQGTIYPDVIESVSVHGPSVTIKSHHNVGGLPKKMHLSLVEPLRSLFKDEVRKVGLELGIPEELISRHPFPGPGLAIRILGEVTEEKVDLLQRADDIYVKALKEHKLYATVWQAGAILLPVKSVGVMGDERTYEFTVALRAVTSVDGMTADWAHLPYDFLARVSNEIINSVRGINRVVYDISSKPPATIEWE
- a CDS encoding ABC transporter substrate-binding protein; this encodes MKKYFFFLLFSLFAIAFGVNAQRHKVAVFAPLYLDSAFSNTGSYSFNKSFPKFLNPGVEFYQGVQAALDSLQKQGAPLEVFVYDTKSQMNSLQQQLHSPEFSGMEMIIAQSNPAETKQLADAALSKKIPFISATLPNDAGATANPYFVVLNTTLQGHIEGIYKMLQRSYATDNIIVFRKAGVQEDAIKTNFIEYGKVAAGTPLRIKFVDVGINFTPQALAAHMDSTKRNVIVAGSMEEYFATKLASTLAPLAKKYPTLLVGMPTWDNINFNKPEYKGLEIVYSTPFFYNRLTPLENHLATDFEKNIGSRPTDMYFRGYETVLRFALLLLDTNKDFASNLTRKGNVVFTRFDIQPVFKDKKAMTLDYFENKNVYFVRVSNGAKRLM